One genomic segment of Garra rufa chromosome 13, GarRuf1.0, whole genome shotgun sequence includes these proteins:
- the LOC141348561 gene encoding phosphatidate phosphatase LPIN1-like encodes MFDRHKNLFLPNTEPFYAAFGNRDTDVFSYKEVGVPLNRIFTVNPKGELIQEHAKTNISSYMRLGEVVDHIFPLLKRRGSCDFPCSDIFSQFTFWREQLPLVDGQIVNTTR; translated from the exons ATGTTTGACAGACATAAAAATCTCTTTCTCCCAAACACTGAGCCCTTCTACGCAGCATTTGGGAACAGAGACACT GATGTTTTCTCCTATAAGGAGGTGGGTGTTCCCTTAAACAGAATCTTCACTGTCAATCCTAAAGGAGAACTGATCCAGGAACATGCAAAAACCAACATCTCATC GTACATGCGTCTAGGTGAGGTGGTGGATCACATCTTCCCGCTCCTGAAGCGCAGAGGATCATGTGATTTCCCCTGCAGTGACATCTTCAGCCAGTTCACCTTCTGGAGAGAACAGCTCCCCCTGGTGGACGGACAGATAGTGAACACCACTCGCTGA